The Seriola aureovittata isolate HTS-2021-v1 ecotype China chromosome 3, ASM2101889v1, whole genome shotgun sequence genome includes a region encoding these proteins:
- the fam184b gene encoding protein FAM184B isoform X3 yields the protein MASGAGKAAQPPGPGSTVNGTAAEFPNIEQELYDYQMHSKMCKKIAQLTKVIYSLNMKNEEQEAALQALSQAHHEELHRILMDTCHEGEGSVLRTRLLELQVSLDEQQRVGAQVQADFECFRIQAEERERETEVELRKRFEERLQAAEEELQEARVQISAAQEESLRLSKELEKAEEQIQELDAKCEELQTAVDEDKKRKEERQREDEDKKKEEEERQTEECQDLERVKALLEEVKALKEVRDRIEEKNRQTVKEERERWEQKINDLNEEKEDMRKKMEAEWREERQRWEEREEEEKKGMHSALRERVKRAEAEVESHLERLAESKRNTVKLQERIQDLEEELELDRRRVSEAEGVAKRAEEELAVAKERLLLQEDELQSRAEELLNRGGCEVCVCTEVEELRSQVSRLQSRNRELELQSSGRNSDHARQIRQHAEALSSLRSEMVRAQTEELRRIQKHADDDRDKLQKEIDKERENLQREREQEKDHLEKDRNRLRREREEEKEGLHKEVEEIKERLRREKEEEVDRQRKELEVERVRVRSQLDKNIEQVEAERANVQQKLEEEKKRLVEKAEEDRKRLKEQVRKAIEEVMRRHAAELHSVQEALSSEKKTNQEVCARLEEERRTGEELRSGLEKEREELRTKLKDATNEICRLESAIQQQEKKDKVTPEAAPSCGPHSSRLEEELHQTRSRLSRIQEDADKQWDRQQREIASLRADKHRLEEKVLEQSRLSTERSLLEQSQRHTEDRIRAECEDRLRAEFRIEMNAAVAESEQRWQNREQELETQMSELQSQLTEVEKKKAGQGDDCHGNPEIDKLRKEVQDTKEINKKLRELLQEPQTQSLADERHSHAMALQTLERQAKEDLLSERNRLQTMNHLELDKQRAELTQQHTEWSRQMTQRHMQQIEDLQAQLQAHTQMMALQQDLKQQNQYQVFERQLDESRCAVLELQRENAALKKQLKEKSIQKNPETEEKEEESAELRKKRDAQLEEEAQRLKEEVEKLRVEMEKLEESQKHWEEKKEEDVKEEEEDEEKKKEREEEKMREEVEEIRREHKKEMQSLVSEYSSAQTHLQARIVALENELREREERCRRREPRCDDLQLGRLQERLTERDQLIKRLVEERHQLQLHPPVAGDSSTLRLRDSKSRPGSVTPTMRRKRVESPPRVTSIPSAGTYDRSIFLPHSSSSSSSSSSVHQHSSSTLPHQSTSHPQTSAHYSTSSLPHKHTSLSLSQQSSPSLSRSTRSRTSCIPPTPAPTAPLPVCPSPQTGIRYVSPSCQEPHAHLQAQSIRGPYLEPRGTEGLRQEWFTKYFSF from the exons ATGGCTTCAGGCGCCGGTAAGGCTGCACAGCCCCCCGGGCCGGGCTCCACCGTTAACGGGACTGCGGCAGAGTTCCCGAACATCGAGCAGGAGCTGTACGACTACCAGATGCACAGCAAGATGTGCAAGAAGATCGCTCAGCTTACCAAG GTGATTTACTCTCTGAACATGAAgaatgaggagcaggaggcggCTCTGCAGGCCTTGAGCCAAGCCCATCACGAGGAGCTGCACCGCATCTTGATGGATACGTGTCATGAAGGGGAGGGGTCAGTGCTGAGGACACGCCTCCTTGAACTGCAGGTGTCTCTGGATGAGCAGCAGAGAGTTGGAGCCCag GTGCAGGCAGACTTCGAGTGCTTCCGCAtccaggcagaggagagggagcgtGAAACCGAGGTGGAGCTGAGAAAAAGGTTTGAGGAGAGGCTccaggcagcagaggaagagctCCAGGAGGCCAGGGTCCAGATCAGCGCTGCCCAGGAGGAGAGCCTGAGGTTGAGCAAAGAACTGGAGAAGGCAGAGGAGCAGATCCAGGAGCTGGATGCCAAATGTGAGgagctgcagacagctgttgatgaggataagaaaaggaaagaggagagacaaagagaagatgaggacaaaaagaaagaagaggaggagagacaaacagaagagTGTCAGGACTTGGAAAGAGTAAAAGCACTCTTAGAGGAGGTGAAGGCACTGAAGGAGGTGAGGGATCGAATAGAGGAGAAGAACAGGCAAACGGTGAAAGAGGAACGGGAGCGATGGGAGCAAAAGATAAATGATCTAAACGAGGAGAAGGAGGACAtgaggaagaagatggaggCAGAATGGAGGGAGGAGCGGCAGAGGTGGGAggaaagggaagaggaggagaagaaaggaatgCACAGCGCTTTGAGAGAAAGGGTGAAGAGGGCTgaagcagaggtggaaagtCACCTGGAGAGGCTGGCTGAGAGCAAGAGGAACACGGTGAAACTGCAAGAGCGAATAcag gacctggaggaggagctggagctggatcGGAGGCGTGTGTCTGAGGCAGAGGGCGTGGCTAAACGGGCGGAGGAGGAGCTGGCGGTCGCCAAGGAGAGGCTTCTGCTGCAGGAAGAtgagctgcagagcagagcag aggagctgctgaacCGCGGAggctgtgaggtgtgtgtgtgcactgaggTGGAGGAACTGAGGAGCCAGGTGAGCCGTCTGCAGAGCAGGAACAGAGAGCTGGAACTACAGAGTAGTGGCAGAAATAGTGACCATGCCCGGCAGATACGCCAG CACGCTGAGGCCCTGTCCAGTTTGCGTTCGGAGATGGTGAGAGCCCAGACAGAGGAGCTGCGTCGCATCCAAAAGCATGCAGATGATGATAGGGACAAACTGCAAAAGGAGatagacaaagaaagagaaaacctacagagggagagggagcaagAAAAGGATCATTTGGAAAAGGATAGAAACAGACTgcgcagggagagagaggaggagaaggaagggcTGCACAAAGAAGTGGAAGAGATCAAAGAGCGCCTGcgaagagaaaaggaggaagaggtggatcGACAGCGCAAAGAACTGGAAGTCGAGAGGGTTCGTGTTCGTTCCCAGTTGGACAAGAACATTGAGCAGGTCGAGGCGGAGAGAGCCAACGTGCAGcagaagctggaggaggagaagaagaggttgGTGGAGAAGGCCGAGGAGGACAGGAAGCGGTTGAAGGAGCAGGTTCGGAAGGCAATAGAGGAGGTGATGAGGAGACACGCAGCCGAACTACACAGCGTCCAAGAAGCTTTGAGCTCAGAGAAGAAGACCAACCAAGAG GTGTGTGCACGTttggaagaggagaggagaaccGGTGAGGAGCTACGCAGTGGGCtggagaaggaaagagaggagctGAGAACAAAACTCAAAGATGCTACtaatgag ATCTGTCGGCTGGAATCAGCCATCCAACagcaagagaagaaagacaaggTGACGCCCGAAGCTGCACCCTCGTGTGGACCGCACAGCTCTCGTCTGGAAGAAGAGCTTCATCAGACCCGGAGTCGACTTTCTCGGATTCAGGAGGACGCAGATAAGCAGTGggacaggcagcagagagagatagCCTCCCTGAGAGCTGACAAACACCGGCTGGAGGAGAAAGTCCTGGAACAGAGCCGACTGAGCACGGAGAGGAGCCTTCTAGAGCAGAGCCAGCGGCACACCGAGGACCGGATCAG GGCAGAGTGTGAGGATCGTCTCAGAGCAGAGTTCAGGATAGAGATGAATGCTGCAGTTGCAGAGAGTGAACAGAGATGGCAGAACCgggagcaggagctggagacccagatgtctgagctgcagagtcaACTGACCGAG GTGGAGAAAAAGAAGGCAGGCCAGGGAGATGATTGCCACGGCAACCCCGAAATTGACAAGCTGCGGAAGGAGGTCCAAGACACCAAGGAGATAAACAAAAAGCTgagggagctgctgcag GAGCCCCAAACCCAGTCTTTAGCTGATGAGAGGCACAGTCACGCCATGGCTCTGCAGACGTTAGAGAGACAGGCGAAAGAAGATCTGCTGTCTGAGAGGAACAGACTACAGACAATGAACCACCTGGAGCTAG atAAGCAGCGCGCAGAGTTAACCCAACAGCACACAGAGTGGAGCAGACAGATGACCCAGAGACACATGCAGCAGATAGAAGACCTACAGGCCCAgctacaggcacacacacagatgatggCTCTGcaacag GATTTGAAGCAGCAGAACCAGTACCAGGTGTTTGAGCGACAGCTGGATGAGAGTCGCTGTGCCgtgctggagctgcagagagagaatgCAGCTCTCAAGAAGCAATTAAAGGAAAA ATCAATACAGAAGAATCCTGaaactgaagagaaagaagaggaaagtgcagaactgaggaagaagagagacgCCCAACTCGAAGAAGAAGCACAACGTctgaaagaggaagtggagaaactgagggtggagatggagaaactggAGGAGTCACAGAAACActgggaggagaagaaagaggaggacgtaaaagaagaggaggaggacgaggagaagaagaaggagcgggaggaggagaagatgagagaggaggtggaggagatcaGGAGGGAGCACAAGAAGGAGATGCAGAGTTTGGTGTCTGAATACAGCAGCGCCCAGACGCACCTGCAGGCGCGAATAGTGGCCTTGGAGAACGA GCTGCGTGAGCGGGAGGAACggtgcaggaggagggagcCTCGCTGTGATGACCTGCAGTTGGGGAGACTCCAGGAGAGACTGACTGAGAGAGACCAGCTCATTAAACGATTAGTG GAAGAGAggcatcagctgcagctccacccTCCCGTTGCTGGGGACAGCAGCACCCTCAGGCTCCGTGACAGCAAGTCCCGCCCCGGGAGCGTCACGCCAACCATGAGG AGGAAGCGTGTGGAGTCTCCTCCCCGTGTCACCAGCATCCCCAGCGCCGGTACTTATGACAGGAGCATCTTcctcccccactcctcctcatcgtcttcctcctcctcttccgtCCATCAGCACTCCTCCTCAACCCTCCCCCACCAGTCCACCTCCCACCCTCAGACCTCCGCCCACTactccacctcctctcttccaCACAAGCACACTTCCCTCTCCCTCAGCCAGCaatcctccccctccctctctcgctccacCAGATCCCGGACCTCCTGCATCCCTCCAACCCCAGCACCCACCGCCCCGCTCCCCGTCTGCCCGTCACCGCAGACTGGTATCCGATATGTGTCCCCCTCCTGCCAGGAGCCCCATGCACACCTGCAGGCCCAATCAATCAG